The DNA sequence TATATCTGGCCTCATGAACCCTGGTAACTCTATAAGACAGATCACTCTTATTATCAACTGTATTTCACTAAGATAGGGGGCTGAAGGACAGTGATTTATCtcatgaattcatggcagaggagaACCTTGAATCAGAGAATCCTGGAAACTGTACCGCAGAAGTTGGGGCTAGAGAGCTCTAACAGAATGATGACACCTCCTCCAAATTACAGTTCCCAAGTTTCTTTGGCAGTAATAAACTGTTATAAAAccaaaataacagcccaattctaacctttgctggaacaggcaggctggatctgctttgatctgtgccagctgaatcactggcacagatccgagcagccctaTTGTAAGGCCCAGCTGATTgtgagaggggttaggatctggcctatgtGCCAGAGACCAGTCTAAAACCCTCCTAGGTTTGGCCCGCCCACCAGTCCTCCCCCTATGCAGAAATGCCCCCCATATGTCCTCCCACCACCAGTCCCAAACCCCTGCTGGCAGCCCACCATCTGCACAAATTTACCTTTGCTGGGGCTGCATCCTTGCACACGCCTTCCCAACTCCCATAGtggcataaatgtgctttacagcacgttcaTGACACCCAGAAGCTGGCACAAGGCACTTGCGCTGGCTTAAGTGTAAtttaggattgtactcttagtctatatcagtgtttctcaaactgtgtgtcgggacctactaggtgggtcatgagccaatttcaggtgggtccccattcatttcaatattttatttttaatatattagatttgatgctaccatggtatgtgactgcatttggggaaatgttacagacctgtacttttaacaagctactgtgtatattcttttaacaataatagtaaatgggacttactcctgggtaagtgtgggtaggatttcagcctaggattgttaaaactcttcctgcttgatgatgtcacttctggtcatgacatcacttctggtgggtcctgacagattctcattctaaaaagtgggttccagtgctaaatgcgtgagaaccactggtctatattattattatttagaattaaaggtgtttgaaaacagtgttatttactcagaagtaagccattgcgttcaataagacttagggtGTCGTTTCCATCTTATCAGAAACAAAACACCTCTAcgtagaatatttatatgcccTTTTCTTTCAACAACAGCAAAAGTTCACAATGTGGTTTATctaacaaaagaaatgaaaagatggtttcctgtccccaaaaggctgacactcttttaaaaaaagaaagaaaacagaaacacCAGTAGGCAGGCAGCCACTGGGAAAAGCCATCTTGCTGGGATGAACAGagacagttgctttccccctgctaaatctaAGAGACCTTCCACTTTAAAAGCTATCTctgtgcccagttagcagagctTATAATGTTAACATGTTCTGGCAGTCCATTAAGGGTAAAATGACAACTGATTGTAAAcaaagaaaattaaaagaaagGCGGCATGTCACAGAGAAAAGGTGGGGATATAGTACAGTTTGCAGCCCTGCCTGTACTGGATGCAAACAAAAGCTACAGAAGAGAAACCCAATCCTGATTATTAGTGAAAGGTGTGAGGAGCCACAGGGGAAGGAAATAGGCTACGGTTGGGAAGTGAGCAATAAGGACCCTGCCAAGAATGAAGGGGAAGCCACAATTACCACTGAAAGAAACCAATCTCTGTTGCCAGCTAGAGAAAGGGAGGCGTCAACCAAGTGTTCCACTGTGTTATGAGAGCTCACAACCAATACCAATCTGACAATGTTCTTAGCCAGGCAAAAGGCAACCTAGGTTTTGTAATTTCAGGGAAATATCATTGATCTCTCTGCGGTCATGCTGTGCCCACCCCCATTTGTCCAGATGCCAAAGACTTCACATCTCTTGTCAAATGCAAGGTTCACTATTTTAGGTGGGtccgtcccatccccccccccaaaaaaaacaattTCAGCAGGACCACACACAGTGacgtgggggggggaacagaaataATCCTTTTATACTGCATTGCTAGAAGAGAGTAGAAAAAGACTTTCCACACCTTTTACAATGGTGAATACAAAACATATTCACTGGCATTCTGATTAAACTTTAAGATCAAGGGGGAAAAGAAATCAATGAAGTCACATCTCTGCAGTCTCTAATGTTAGAGACAGTTAATCATTATGACCCTATTTTCTCTCATTAATCTGCTAATAGGTCAGTGGATTACTTTGATGTCCTTGATAATGCCTCAACTGTATATTGAGTATCCAAAAGTATTGGCTTCATGTTTTCTACTTTCCATCCAAATTCAAGAAATCAGCTTCCTACATGTGAAAAACTGAATACATCACAGCATACACTCTAGTCTAAAATATACGGTAACCAAAACAACCAAACACGCTTCCAAGGCAGTGTCTCGTCTGGCACAGACTTTCTCGGCTTCAACCAAGTTGCTGCCTTGTCCACCTTCAGACCATGCCCTGCAAAATGACATGATCAAATATTCCAAGTAGACACCCCATCCTCACTAtcaatcagcttaaagaaaagTTTTATTGCATTTCCAGAAGATGCTTATCTCACGTGACCACTGCTAAACATCTCCCTATGGGTGCTTCTTTGGGTCAATTTAGTATACTGATTGTATGTCAGGAGATAGTATTCGGAGTGTGGGGATAACGTTGTGGTTGCTGCTTCAAAGGCTCTATACGTCAAATTCCGCTATAAGCAGCACCCAGCTCAGATGACAAaaattcagaaaaccaaatgctTGCAGGAAGTTGTACAGTACTGCATTTTTAAACTGCACTACTGAACTTCGGAGGTAAAGATTTTATGGCATCAATAATGCATTTTAGAATATAGTTTTCCTGTATTACAGCTGAATAATATTGGAGTACTTGTCAAGTAGGCATACATTTCAAACTGTCATCAATTGAAACTTATACCAAAACAAACCAACCTATTTTTAAGGGGCTATAAGACTCACTGCTGCAACAGATTCACATGGCTACACTCTTGGAGGTTACTCAAAGGTGCCACCTCCAAAGgagtggaggaaggatgggatatatGGTTGCCATGGAACACAGTTGGCTCACCAAATGAGTGAATGAGAGTCTACTCAGGAAGGCCACTATTCTGTAGAGTATTTTCTCAGAACCTGGCATTGTGGGACTCAGTACAGTTGCTGGAACCCTTTTGCTGTCCCTCTGGATAGTTGGATTGTGTAGCCACCACTTGCAGATGGTGGGACCCATAGTCTTAGATAGGCTTGAAATAGTTACATGGTGTCCTGGGACATGAAGCTGTCACAAGGCATCTCTGCAGTCTGTTTCAACTTTTAAGACTGTAGTTCCCACAACTAAATGATACCGTTCTACAGTCCAGAAGGAAGCCAAGGTGATTCTATCAAAAGTAGCCACTGAAAGAAAACAGGGAAcactttaaaaaagaataaaggcATAGATGTGCCTGATCTGTTGTGACAAAGAAGAAATCACTGTCACCTATCAATTTATTCTTTGTATTAAGAAACTGTAGAGGCTCATCCCATGCAATGTAGGTTACATCAAGCAGGAGATGAGTAAGGGAAATGTGCAAATGGGTCGCAACCATTCTATATTCAAAAGATAAGCCCTCCTTCTTCATAAATATTCATATATGGCATATATTATGAAGGATGTCCAGGAACACACATGTGGAGGTACATCATTTTGTACTTTACTCTTGACAGCTCACCACAGAATATGTGAGCTCGCACCACTGAAAGCACTGCAGTTAAAGAGATATGAAGGATCTGTTGGAGACAGGTCTGTGAAAGTTACTCAAAAACGTAAGTCAGCACCTGATGTCGCTGATACAGCGAAGTGTGTTCATGAAAATCAAGGTCAGGTTGCCTAAAATCTCATACAGTACACCAGtgccaagaagctcagggtttacatttttttatgtgtttttgGATGCTGGAGAACACACAAACAGCAAGCAAAACAGACAAAGGAAGAGGAGATCTGGTTGAAAATGTAACTTGTTAATCATCAGTTCAATTTATACATCAATGCAGACAAAAGTTGCCTGACCACAAATCCATCTTATTCCATTACATATCtttataaaaatatatttctCTGAAAACATTAATTCAAAGAGCTTCAAACATGCACAATGCAGGACCGAGATTTTTTCAGTTGACATGACTTTAGTATTTCCAGGAGAAAAACCCAACCCTTACACAATTCAAAGATCTAAACAAAATGCAAACGTGGACTATAAATCCTTATCATATAGTCCTGCCGACACATTCTTCTTTTCAATATAAAAGCTTAGCAACATttcattaatttttatttatcatCAAAGCTTGTCTACTGAGCATATCTTGCCACTTTTTCATAACAGTAATTAAATAATACAGATGTAACCCCCACTTGAATGCAACTTTCTTCTATAATAAAATAAGAGCTCAATTGCAGGACTGTATGCATAAAGCACTAGGGTTAATAAAAGTGAAGGGCAAGATTCGTATGACTCCTCTGAATCAGTAACAGCAAAGGGAAGAAAATGTGCAATTTTAAAAGGACAGTTTGCCAGAAATTGCTATAATCCTATCCCTGAATGAACTAAGCCTATAGCTGTACATGCACATTACTGGGTAAGCATAGTCTTGCTTCTTCCTTGAGCTGAGACAGATATTGAATAAGCCCCGCTACCTTGTTTAAAACCTCCCACTTTCAAGttgcacatattttttttaaaaatggtccaATGTTCATCTTACTAGCAATTTAGGGCCAGCTGTCAGATGACTGCAGAGGAGATTTGCATGCATCTCTGCCATGCACGTTTTGTATGAACCAGGGCCTAGATGACATATATTTTCACACAACCACACCTCATTTACACAATATATTCACTGCCCCCAAAAAGTAGATGGATCACAATAGCAGGGCATACTTTGGACTGTATGTGCATAAACCTCTGTTCAGAGCATGGTCTGTTTGTATAATGAGACATGTGCATATGCAGGACCCAGGCTCTTACCTAAGCCCCAGTGTGTGTGGCCTGTACATGCTGGGGCAGTGCGTGAATCAAACCTTGGCAACATCATGAATCCATGACAGAAGGAAGCATCTGTAAAGTCAAGCATACCGATACACCGTAGCAAAGTATAGACTAACACACTGGTCAGCTATGTCCTGTGGCAAGCACCTGGAAATAAAAGACTGTCATTTACACATCAGTTACTGTTCTTCACTTTCTACAGATTACTACCTACAGTAAACTTTATCTATTTCAATCTTGGAAATGGATCTCTCAAAGGGTTGCCAGATACACTAAATCTTCCACTGGTCCTACTAAGATTCCACAAAGGTTTATCAGGGCGCAAACACATTTCTCTGCCTGCTTATGTTCTTGGCCATCTGGGTAAATTATGAAACAAATAAGAAGTTCCTAGGTAATCCCAGGGAGGGACTGTACCTAAATCACTAGAGCCAAATCTTCTTCAGAAAGCAACACTGAAGGGTGAGCATTTGGCAGGAGTGTGCCTGCACCCAACAAGAAGAATAAAAATGCACATTACAAAACCTAGGTCCTGCAAGCAGGAAAGCTAAATTCTTAGCTGGAATTGGTTTTGCAGTTACTAtcactgcaaaactggaagccTTACCAAACCTCCACTGTAGCCCTTTAATAGAAATGGCTCAAGTGCTTTTCAAGTTCTCCTCTCTGCCCCGAAGGCGAGAAATTTGCTTTCAAGAAATGAAACCCAGAACAATTGCAATTCTGCAAATATAACAGAATCTGTACTCAAGATCATATTCAGAGGTTTGCAGACTATGGCAGACTGCTCAACTCCTTAACTATGGAGCTTCCTGAGCAAACAGTTTTGGGGACCGCCTAGAATGTCACAGCAAAGCTTATGGCATTTAAGGAATGCAGCAGCTTAAATAGCCACTCTCTGCCATCAAGGCATTCGACCTAAGTACAAGTGTAACTTTTTCAACAGAAGAGTCTACCAGCTACATAAAGTAACAGGAAGGGCTCTAAAAATTATGCTGTAAGTAATGAAAGGTAACTTGAGTTTCTATAAGatgcatttaatttaaaaaatccacACACAGATTATTACTCTCCTGTACAAGGGCCCAAGAGAACACTTCTCATTCtccaggaaaaaaatcaaaatgaaaatTAGGGAGTCTTCATTATCTTCAGGATACTGCCTCGTCTTCTTTGGAAGCAGTctgtaaaagaaaggaaaaggagcaTCAGCCCTGAACAGACTGAAGCCAGACTGTGGGGGAAAAGCAGATCAGGAAGCCAAATCAACCCTATCCCTACAAAAAAATATTCCCAATACTGTGATTTGAAAAAGAGAACGTACAAAGCAGGCAAGGTAAATATAAGGAAAAAAGGACAAATTGCAGCATGCAGAATGGTAAAGTAGAGAATGAGAAGTCAAATGATCTGTACCAAAGCCTACAAGGGGAGCAAGAAAGATGACCATATCAACAAAATCTTAAGTACCTGCCGCAGCAGCTGCTTGCCAAGAAAGGAGGTTGCCACACTGGTCAAGTTCTTCCTGCTACCCACTTTGCAACGGATATAGCCATAGAGATTGGCCCCTTGCAGAGCTACACCCATAATCACAATGGCCTATGAAGGAAGAAGACACACGATGGGGTCACAGTGCAGTCTGCACTTAACAGAATGAGCTTCGTCAGGAGTGTGTCAGGTGCTCAACTCACCAACCACTTCACTTTGAAGGAAAACAGGGCGCTGAAGGCAAAGATCACCCAAAGCAAAGGGCACATGATCAGTCCTAACCAGAAGATCCTGGACTCTGCTTCTGATgaggcttttttcccccaagcagaTGCCTAAGAATGTAAAGAGAAAGAAATGTATTCATGCAGCTTGCCCACTATGACAGTCTATGACAGTCTTCTGGATCAGGAATTCTGTGGACAAGTCATATGATAAGGACAGCATGCATCTTAAGGTTTTCATAGTCTTTTCTCACtgaaaagagggagaaagaggctTCCTTTCACCTACAAAGCGCATATTCTAGGGCACCTAAAATGAGGACTAATTAATTTCAACCACCTCTGCTAAAAGACCAGCAAACATAACAGCCTGAGAAACAGTACTTAGGCAACATACCAATAATTACCACAGGTATCTCTTTTGTATAAGGTAATAGGATATTTCATTTTATATTGGAAGTCTTACTACAATCTTTCAAACTGAGCTGCATGAATTGAAGTGGTGCGAAACAGTTGATGTGCCCAACAGAAGGACATTCCTTACATATAAAGCCACCATGGGCATCAGTGAGGAAGGAGAACAACTCCATCAAACCCTTGCTATTAAGAGTGTAACTGTCACTGAGCCAACTGTCTCTGCAATGCCTTTGGTCCAGTCACCCTACTAATGGTCCACATACCCTACTAGCCCAAGTTACGTACCTGAAAACAACTGCATGTTGCCCTTCCACTGCTATTCCTGCTTCCACTTCCCTCTCCtctctctgttgtctcccttgtatcAATTTCAAATTGTGGGAAGGGACCCaacttattttttcccccccacatttttataccaccctttctctaaggagcttgGGGTGGTTTACATAGTTTCTCCTCCCTTTTGTTCTcactgtgaggcaggtgaggctgagagacaatgGCTGaatcaaggtcacccaggaagcttcatggctgaatggggatttgaacctagatcttccaggtctaaattcaactcctgaaccactacataaTCCTGGCTCTTGTTATTCATATCTTCTTGTTATTCGTAAAGCACCACAGACATGGTACAATAACAAAAGGCTTGTGTAAGTGTCGTGCAGCCAGTCTCACAAACATGGTTAAAGGATTTATAGCAGGCTGTGAGAGCATGCTCCCTGTGCCTCCCTTATTGCGTGCAGATTCCCCTTGCTAGCTTTAACCATAGTTAAGTATTTGCTAGGCACCAACATTAACAAATGATTGGTTTAATAAAACCAGTCCATTCTCAGTGCATTAGGAAGGAGCACAGGTACACACATCTCTCCCACAGCATGTCCGAAGTCATAATCTAGTTATGATTAAATGCCCCCTACGACTTTAGAATCTGTTTCTTGCTGTCCTAACCAGAGAAAGTTCTCATGTAAAAGGAGAGTGACTTGCGATGGGGAAGAATGTGACCTTCCAGTCCACTTTCAATCTCCACAGTTAAGGGACAGGCAACACCAGCTCTGCAGTGGCCCAAATAAAACTGACATGCCTGAGGTGGCAAAGAAGCTCTCCTCAGAGTCAACTTGGCTGGTAACTGCAGGTTTGTATAGCTATCCTTAGTAGTGCACGCTCAAGCAAGCTGtgcctcagtgtttctcaaaccgggtcagcacccactaggtgggtcacaagttaatttcaggtgggttgtgaagcaccaagctcagccaacattgaacatacagagctgaaaatacagggtgcacaGCTACTGGGCAGGGCGAGCTtccagtgggagggaggcatggtgctttgccgtaaataggtgggaagatgggatgctggaaatcAAGGAGGGCTGTGTTTGAACAAGAATCCAAGTctgcgttctgctttgacttccgagctggaatgtttgaattccaagctatgcaaaacaacagtACAAATGCACGgtataatgggacttttggctgattgcagtttgaagcctaaatggatgatagcacttccagccatgacatcacttccatgacattagctttcaggttaatgacatcacttctaagaCTAGCACGGCCCTAATATGCCCAACAGTAATTCCAGTGCACTGCTAAAGCCCAGTGAATTGATGCCATTCATTCCATTGTAGAAGAATGCATGTGTTTCCTAATGTGGCCTCTGAAGCTGGAAATGGAACAAGCTACATCTGAGACTTTATAacaagaacagagagagagagagagagagagagagaacaaaatcaATTATTGCTGGGGAGGTTGCTACCTTGTTCGCCCTGAAATGGAGGACACTTTCAATCATGGCGCCCACCAACTCTGTAGCTCCCTCAACAACAGGGAAATATTTACCTTCCTAGCTTCAAACACCCAGTGGCTCTTGCCATCATCATCAACCTGGTTCCACCAACGGAGGCCAACCATCAGCCTCCCTGTGATGTTCTAGACAGAGAGATAAGAGATGGCATGAAAATACGTATATACCTGGAGAAAGTAACCACACAGCTTCCTAAACTGAAATATTATGAATGCCTACTTCTTGTTTTATAAGAGCAAAAGACATCAATTGTTTTGTTCTGATCAATGATATAGCCAAAGGCAGTTGTTGGTTCACCTGTAACTCTGTCTCTGTCAGCCAACTCAGTTACAAAGTCTTTGGGCCACACTCTCGGCAATCCCACTGAGAGCACAGCAACTGGTGGCTTGATAACGACAAATTGACCCACACCACAAAGCAGCCTCACATATCAACACTGATATGGAGGGACATGAACACAAAGAATTGTCAGATTGGCATTTTCTTTCCATGAAAGAAATTTCAAATGTCATGAAAACAATTCAACACTTTTATGACACAAAACAAATAATTGCTTGAAAAATATGGCACTGCTACATGACTGGCCTAGGAAGTTGTTTCCACATCTTCCAGAAGGCCAACTCAGTACTCAAGCATGTTCGGGTGCTCAAAAATCTGACCTGGAGCAGTTCTGTCTTTCATGAATGGGTTGCTGCTGGTCTTTGATACTGCAACATCTTGGGGCACGTTATGTATAGTGTTGGCAGCACTACTAAGTGGCAAAACTGTGAAACTATTTTGATTAGGCATATGGAACAACAGGTTGTACCCTAAAATATTCCCTGTTTGCGAACAAAGCTCTTTCTGTGCGAGAAAGGGGTAATTTTTGtccatttccccttccctctgcagctccTCCACCTGAATAGCTCCTCCTGAAGCAGGAATTACCTGATTCTTACCCTTCAGGTCACAGTTTGCTTGGAGGCTTGGAATAATACCAAACATGCTCAACACTCTTGTCACCATGGGAAATGTAATTCCCATGCAGTTCAGACTTCAGTGCAAGTTGATAACCAAGGCCTCCCTTCCCACAAAGTTTTACAGGTGCATGAAGGGGTCAGAAAAGAGAGTCTAGTCCCCATGTCAAGTTGCAGACTGCATCAAAACTAGGAATGatatgcacatgcccaatctcgtctgatcttggaagctaagcagagtcaggcctggttagtacttggatgggagaccacctgggaataccgggtgctgtaggcttataccatagtcttttgagactgaaggttgccaaccattcagcaTGTCTGTATTCCATTATGACTTCCAATGTACTGGAATGTATCACAGACCTTAGAGGAAACTGTGGCCTGGACAATGGGGAGTAGGTCTTCTCTGCCATAGACTCCTATTGGCTAACTCTGTAGGGACAGCATACAGGGTCCAATCTCATCACCTAGGATTTAGCCTGCTCTGAAATTTCTGATGCCTCTAGCACAAGGGAATTACATGTTCCATTATTCTGAGAATCCCAGTAACATTTAGAGACCTTTGGGCACACgtgccctaatgtcagtgctaaTAATGTCTATTATTAACATGGAAAAATCAAAAGAGTTATTAATTCACAAGAACAAATTAAATACAAAGTGTGACCAAGAGGTTCTGCCCATTCCTAGAGTGGCTTTAGTTTTAAAATGTGCTCCCAAAAGAAAGTTGGTTCCCTTCAAAGGGGTCTGTCCTCTCCACAGAGGTAGTGTTAGcacaacaaaaaacaaatacaCCGGCAAGAGATCTCTTTCCTTAcatgactgagggtgcaatcctaaccccttatgtcagtgctttccagcactggcatagcggtgccaatggggcatgtgctgcatcctgcagttgggtgtcactcatggaggcctcctcaaagtcagggaatgtttgttcccttacctcacagctgcactgcccttatgtcagtgctggaaagcactgatagaaggggttaggattgctcccagaatttaaggaaattaaaaaagcaaatCCCAGCTTAAATCCAGGGACTTGCATCCCAATCAGACTTCCCTTTTTTGGTAACAAGAATCTTAAAGTATACATGAGTACCAGTAAATGATTTACCTTCACAGCCCAGAAGTCACAGGATAGAAGCAGGATGATTGTCACCATACAGGCAATATAACTGTTGCTCAACAGTTCACAGAGTAAGTAGACAACAATTGCACTAACTCGGAAGAACAAGTGGAAAAAGGAGGCTATTGGATGTCTGTGGAAGATGTGATAAGAGAAAAACATACATATCAATTTCCACATTTAACTCTGCTCAAAGGTTCAGCCATAATATGCTGTTGCAAGGATAACACCACTACATAGAAATTAACAATGCTTTGACCATTAGCACTACCACAATGTCATTTATATGACTACGTAGAAAATATGGTTCTTCAGCTTATAAATTCAATCTCCCCAACAAGAGTTCCCTGAAAATTTACTAAAAGTAGAAGGGCAGATAAGCATAACTGTTCGGTTAAATACATCTCTTTCCTTTTAGCACAATAAGCTACAAAGTTGAATTATTTAGGTGGTGCTAAGTTAGAAGTTTATCAAACACTACCAGATACCAAAATACTGGAACAGTTCTCTGTTCAATGAGTGAGTTGCTCCTTCCTCATCAATTTTATTTGATTAGTTTTACTTTGCCCACTCAAGATCGGAGCATTTCACAGAAGTAGCCATAGCTACTAGCATCAGAAAGTGTTCAAACCAAAGCTTACTGCTCCTAGAGCAGAACAATATAAATGTCCACTATTACACAATCagacactaacagcacaatcctaacatgcgctggaagcaggcaggccagcaggcctgcgctatatccagcgcaagtttggggccaaaagcggtgCAGCCCTACAcaagggaaaattttccccttagcCCATGTCACGctgaagcagccccaatgggtctactcaaatctgtgccacctgaggTGGTGGCCCTGGGCCCACAGCAGCACAGAGAGGCCAGCTACCTCCCATTTGAGTGgcccaaaagtgctttatggtacctTTATGACACTCTCAGGTTGGCACGAAGGACTTGCTTCAGCCCAAGttcaggtttggattgggccctaaataaatCTGTAACAACACAATTGCTAGCAAAAGCAGGACTGCCTAGAAAGTCAGGCATTGCTTCTTTTCCTTGCCCTACCAATGTTGGAATCAAGCATCATATTGGTGGCACAAAGCCACCAAATATGGTTTCATTCCATTTAAGGGCCTTAGCACCTATGTAACTGTTCATTGGTTATTGCCTGCCCACTCTACATGGTAGCTACATAGATGAAGGCATTGTCTAGTAGGAGTTgccaagctggtgggtcatgatgtcAGAGGCATGTACCAAAGTTGCCATCTGCTCCAGAAGTGATGCAAGAGACAAAGAAATCACTGTTTTGCAAGCAAACCGTAGTTCCACAGGATGGGGTAATTTTCTGAAGAAAAACAGCATGTAAGAAAAGAATCATCTTCAAAGCATCAGATAGTTTTAAAAGCA is a window from the Tiliqua scincoides isolate rTilSci1 chromosome 2, rTilSci1.hap2, whole genome shotgun sequence genome containing:
- the TVP23C gene encoding Golgi apparatus membrane protein TVP23 homolog C isoform X1 — its product is MLRQDSNDDTEDVSLFDADDEMSRRPKKSKIKHPIASFFHLFFRVSAIVVYLLCELLSNSYIACMVTIILLLSCDFWAVKNITGRLMVGLRWWNQVDDDGKSHWVFEARKASAWGKKASSEAESRIFWLGLIMCPLLWVIFAFSALFSFKVKWLAIVIMGVALQGANLYGYIRCKVGSRKNLTSVATSFLGKQLLRQTASKEDEAVS
- the TVP23C gene encoding Golgi apparatus membrane protein TVP23 homolog C isoform X2, which translates into the protein MSRRPKKSKIKHPIASFFHLFFRVSAIVVYLLCELLSNSYIACMVTIILLLSCDFWAVKNITGRLMVGLRWWNQVDDDGKSHWVFEARKASAWGKKASSEAESRIFWLGLIMCPLLWVIFAFSALFSFKVKWLAIVIMGVALQGANLYGYIRCKVGSRKNLTSVATSFLGKQLLRQTASKEDEAVS